One Oceanispirochaeta sp. genomic region harbors:
- the ffh gene encoding signal recognition particle protein, translated as MLEKLTEKFSDLSRQMSGQSKISDKNIDDAVNEIKMALLDADVNIRVVRRFVNHTIEEARGEKVLKAVNPGQMFIKLVHDRMVSLLGDSKQDLILKGPDTVSSILFLGLNGAGKTTTAAKLAARLKSEGRRPLLVACDLARPAAVQQLKVLGEQTGVEVFAEESQNPVKVAKNALKHAKKFQYNTVIFDTAGRLQIDSDLMKQVREIKDAVKPDETILVADAMTGQSAVDIAKTFDDELDLTGVILSKFDSDTRGGAALSLKSITGKAIKFIGVGEKIEDLEPFYPERIASRILGMGDIVSLVEKAQETASEEEALQLQKKMASATFSLEDYLEQFQRMRKMGSVQSLIGMLPGLAGKVSDDDIDENVLKREEAIILSMTRKERQNHRIIGPPRKKRIALGSGSTVVDVNRVLKNFEKMRLMMKKISKNKKYQTQLMQQFGGMS; from the coding sequence ATGCTTGAGAAATTAACAGAGAAATTTTCAGATCTATCCAGACAGATGTCTGGACAGTCGAAGATTTCAGACAAAAATATTGATGATGCTGTCAATGAAATCAAAATGGCCCTCCTTGATGCGGACGTTAATATCAGGGTTGTGCGGCGTTTTGTAAATCATACCATTGAAGAAGCCAGGGGAGAGAAGGTACTTAAAGCCGTCAACCCGGGGCAGATGTTTATTAAGCTGGTTCATGATCGCATGGTGAGCCTTCTGGGTGACAGCAAACAGGATCTGATTCTTAAAGGACCGGATACTGTCTCTTCCATACTGTTTTTAGGACTTAATGGTGCAGGAAAAACGACAACAGCAGCAAAACTTGCTGCTCGCCTGAAATCAGAAGGCCGGCGTCCCTTGTTGGTTGCCTGCGATCTGGCAAGACCAGCCGCTGTTCAGCAGCTCAAGGTCCTGGGAGAGCAGACTGGTGTCGAGGTTTTTGCCGAAGAGTCTCAGAATCCAGTAAAAGTTGCTAAAAATGCGCTGAAACACGCTAAAAAGTTTCAATATAATACGGTAATCTTTGATACTGCTGGACGGCTTCAGATTGATTCTGACTTAATGAAGCAGGTTCGTGAGATTAAAGATGCTGTAAAACCTGATGAAACAATTCTCGTTGCGGATGCGATGACTGGGCAGAGTGCCGTGGACATAGCAAAAACTTTCGACGATGAACTGGATCTTACAGGTGTTATACTCAGTAAGTTTGACTCTGATACACGCGGCGGTGCGGCTCTTTCCCTCAAGAGTATCACAGGAAAAGCAATTAAGTTTATCGGAGTCGGTGAAAAAATAGAAGATCTTGAACCTTTTTATCCCGAGAGAATCGCCTCCCGAATACTGGGAATGGGTGATATTGTCTCTCTGGTGGAGAAGGCTCAGGAAACGGCCTCAGAAGAAGAAGCTCTCCAGCTCCAGAAGAAAATGGCATCTGCTACTTTCTCACTGGAAGATTATCTGGAACAGTTTCAACGGATGCGGAAAATGGGCAGTGTTCAATCACTTATCGGCATGCTTCCCGGATTGGCAGGGAAAGTATCTGATGATGATATTGACGAAAATGTCCTGAAACGCGAAGAGGCAATTATTCTCTCAATGACTCGGAAAGAACGACAGAATCATCGAATTATTGGTCCGCCCCGGAAAAAGCGTATTGCTTTGGGTAGCGGTTCTACAGTAGTGGATGTGAACAGAGTTCTGAAAAACTTTGAGAAAATGCGATTGATGATGAAAAAGATAAGCAAAAATAAAAAATACCAGACTCAGCTAATGCAGCAGTTTGGTGGCATGTCTTAA
- the rpsP gene encoding 30S ribosomal protein S16 — protein MVVKIRLKRMGAKKRPYYRIVVMDSKSPRDGRTIEELGYYHPVEAEDKQVKFKEERVREWLDKGAQPTLTVRKLLNKNNFFIK, from the coding sequence ATAGTGGTTAAGATACGACTGAAAAGAATGGGAGCAAAAAAGCGCCCTTATTACAGAATAGTTGTTATGGATTCAAAATCCCCCAGAGACGGAAGAACAATTGAAGAACTGGGTTACTATCATCCGGTTGAAGCGGAAGATAAACAGGTTAAGTTTAAAGAAGAAAGAGTCCGGGAATGGTTAGATAAGGGTGCACAGCCCACATTGACCGTACGGAAACTTCTGAACAAGAATAACTTCTTTATCAAATAA
- a CDS encoding KH domain-containing protein: protein MEKDLVEFIAKSLVDDSDSVVVNMIEGEKSTIIELKVADDDIGKVIGKHGRIAKAVRTILSASANKTGKRFVLEILD, encoded by the coding sequence ATGGAAAAAGACTTAGTAGAATTTATAGCAAAATCTCTTGTAGATGACTCTGACAGTGTCGTTGTAAACATGATTGAAGGTGAGAAATCAACAATCATAGAACTAAAAGTTGCAGACGATGACATCGGAAAAGTCATAGGAAAACATGGAAGAATTGCTAAAGCAGTCCGAACAATCCTCAGTGCTTCTGCCAATAAAACCGGTAAGAGGTTTGTGCTGGAAATTCTGGACTAA
- the rimM gene encoding ribosome maturation factor RimM (Essential for efficient processing of 16S rRNA), which translates to MLEEIAIGCVRKTHGVKGYLKVVSFSGEYDHFQKLDQIKLKNKSQSRVFKIEEVTPFGGEVLIKLEGIDNPEKGKLLSGWVIWVPRDLAADLKQGEFYHADLVNCQVLLEGKEIGEVQSILESGSDDLLEVKIGEEVKLIPFNSIFIGSVDMEKKTIELLEGWILD; encoded by the coding sequence ATGTTAGAAGAAATAGCCATTGGCTGTGTTCGTAAAACACATGGTGTTAAAGGCTATCTTAAAGTAGTTAGTTTTTCAGGTGAATATGATCATTTTCAAAAATTGGATCAGATTAAACTGAAGAATAAGAGTCAGTCCCGTGTTTTTAAGATTGAAGAAGTTACTCCCTTCGGTGGAGAAGTTCTTATCAAGCTGGAAGGGATTGATAATCCAGAAAAAGGGAAGCTGCTGTCCGGATGGGTCATATGGGTACCCAGGGATTTAGCGGCTGACCTGAAACAGGGTGAGTTTTACCATGCTGATCTGGTAAATTGTCAGGTTCTTTTAGAAGGAAAAGAGATTGGAGAAGTCCAATCCATTCTGGAATCCGGATCGGATGATCTATTGGAAGTAAAAATAGGAGAAGAAGTCAAATTGATTCCCTTCAATTCTATTTTTATCGGTAGTGTGGATATGGAAAAGAAAACGATTGAATTACTGGAAGGGTGGATTTTAGATTGA
- the trmD gene encoding tRNA (guanosine(37)-N1)-methyltransferase TrmD, with product MKFTVLTLFPEIVEAFFNSSIMKKAVEKGLIEYNLVDIRDFALDKHRNCDDSPYGGGAGMVLKAEPLALALDSVQAAAKRTIFPTPSGVSYTQKIAEELAEEKEIVLICGRYEGIDQRIIDLYVDDEVCIGDYVISSGEIASLVVIDSIYRLCDGVITQESLEEESFQGKLLEYPHYTRPEVFRDIKVPDILLSGHHARIVKWRHEKRLEKTKNNRPDLLDDLDLDRRMK from the coding sequence TTGAAGTTCACTGTGTTAACACTGTTTCCTGAGATTGTGGAAGCCTTCTTCAATAGTTCTATCATGAAAAAAGCCGTAGAGAAGGGTTTGATTGAGTACAATCTGGTGGATATCAGAGATTTTGCCTTAGACAAGCATAGAAACTGTGATGATTCACCCTATGGTGGCGGTGCAGGAATGGTTTTAAAAGCGGAACCTCTGGCATTGGCACTGGACTCAGTTCAGGCTGCTGCGAAAAGAACGATATTCCCGACTCCTTCAGGAGTCAGTTATACCCAGAAGATTGCAGAAGAACTGGCTGAAGAAAAAGAGATTGTTCTCATTTGCGGCAGATATGAAGGCATTGACCAAAGGATCATTGATCTGTATGTTGATGATGAAGTTTGTATTGGAGATTATGTAATATCCTCCGGTGAAATTGCATCATTAGTGGTCATAGATAGTATCTACCGGCTTTGCGACGGAGTTATTACACAGGAATCACTGGAAGAAGAAAGCTTTCAGGGAAAACTGTTGGAATACCCGCACTATACAAGACCCGAAGTGTTCAGGGATATAAAAGTTCCTGACATTTTATTATCCGGACATCATGCCCGCATTGTGAAATGGAGGCATGAAAAACGTTTGGAAAAAACTAAAAATAATCGTCCTGATTTATTGGACGATCTTGATCTTGACAGGAGGATGAAGT